In Deinococcus sp. HSC-46F16, the following are encoded in one genomic region:
- the ddrA gene encoding single-stranded DNA-binding protein DdrA gives MKLSDVQKRLQAPFPAHLVGWKPQAFNGERSRALLLAYVDARAVQDRLDAICPDGWSFEIEVIPGTQHPTVKGRLTVLGVTREDIGEAGEGEYGTLKAASSDALKRCAVQFGIGRYLYDLPKQWADWNDQRREPVTTPELPEWARPDHERSPGGAHLVQAMEQLKYELPEDLDLQREVYKHLKAALGSLHAGGHGRAA, from the coding sequence ATGAAGTTGAGCGATGTTCAGAAACGACTCCAGGCTCCGTTTCCCGCTCATCTGGTGGGGTGGAAGCCGCAAGCCTTTAATGGGGAGCGCAGCCGCGCCCTGCTGCTCGCCTACGTGGACGCCCGCGCGGTGCAGGACCGGCTGGACGCGATCTGCCCGGACGGCTGGAGCTTCGAGATCGAGGTGATTCCGGGAACGCAGCACCCCACGGTCAAGGGCCGCCTGACGGTGCTGGGCGTGACCCGCGAGGACATTGGCGAAGCGGGCGAGGGCGAGTACGGCACCCTCAAGGCCGCGTCGTCGGACGCGCTGAAGCGCTGCGCGGTGCAGTTCGGCATCGGGCGCTACCTCTACGACCTGCCCAAGCAGTGGGCAGACTGGAACGACCAGCGGCGCGAGCCGGTGACCACCCCCGAGCTGCCCGAGTGGGCACGGCCCGACCACGAGCGCAGCCCCGGCGGAGCGCACCTCGTGCAGGCGATGGAGCAGCTCAAGTACGAGCTGCCCGAGGACCTCGACCTCCAGCGCGAGGTGTACAAGCACCTCAAGGCCGCCCTGGGCAGCCTGCACGCTGGTGGACACGGGCGGGCCGCATGA
- a CDS encoding FAD-dependent oxidoreductase: MERYDAVIVGAGAAGLNAALVLGGSRREVLLLDGGPTRNAASQAAHGVFTRDGAAPTQLQALGLADLAPYPVTVRPGVAREVKPWEGGFALRHDGGWVHARRLLFASGVRDVLPNVPGLRARWGRTVHHCPYCDGWPNRESALGVLGSHQEGHHLALSVRAWSDRVVLLTDGPDELTGEQREDLRRVGVPVIPTPILRLEGRDTVRVRFRDGERLTLDALFLNPTQVQRSSLPASLGCEMNAKSRVVVNENGMTSVRGVWAAGDMTGAPQYVMSAAASGMLAAVSLNTTLIHENVRRLGAAFHKSPGEPGGTPPSGGEAS; the protein is encoded by the coding sequence GTGGAGCGCTACGACGCCGTGATCGTGGGCGCCGGCGCAGCGGGCCTGAATGCCGCGCTGGTGCTGGGCGGCTCCCGGCGCGAGGTGCTGCTGCTCGACGGCGGCCCCACCCGCAACGCGGCTTCCCAGGCGGCCCACGGGGTCTTCACGCGGGACGGGGCCGCGCCCACGCAGCTTCAGGCCCTCGGGCTGGCCGACCTCGCGCCCTACCCGGTGACGGTGCGCCCCGGCGTGGCCCGTGAGGTCAAGCCGTGGGAAGGCGGCTTCGCGCTGCGCCACGACGGCGGCTGGGTCCACGCCCGGCGGCTGCTCTTCGCCAGCGGGGTGCGCGACGTGCTGCCCAACGTGCCCGGCCTGCGTGCTCGCTGGGGGCGCACGGTTCACCACTGCCCCTACTGCGACGGCTGGCCCAACCGCGAGTCGGCCCTGGGCGTGCTCGGCTCCCATCAGGAGGGTCACCACCTCGCCCTGAGCGTGCGGGCCTGGTCCGACCGGGTGGTGCTCCTGACCGACGGCCCCGACGAACTTACGGGCGAGCAACGGGAGGACCTGCGGCGGGTGGGCGTCCCCGTGATCCCCACGCCGATCCTGCGGCTGGAGGGCCGGGACACCGTGCGGGTGCGCTTCCGGGACGGCGAGCGCCTGACGCTGGACGCCCTCTTCCTGAACCCCACCCAGGTGCAGCGCAGCAGCCTGCCCGCTTCCCTCGGCTGCGAGATGAATGCCAAGAGCCGCGTCGTGGTCAACGAGAACGGCATGACCAGCGTGCGCGGGGTGTGGGCCGCCGGGGACATGACGGGAGCGCCGCAGTACGTGATGAGCGCCGCCGCGAGCGGGATGCTCGCCGCCGTGTCGCTGAACACCACCCTGATTCACGAGAACGTGAGGCGGCTGGGCGCGGCTTTCCACAAGTCGCCCGGCGAGCCGGGGGGAACGCCGCCCAGCGGGGGCGAGGCGTCCTGA
- a CDS encoding peptidoglycan bridge formation glycyltransferase FemA/FemB family protein: MRLTLVPTQDPRVYDDAVRSLPITSPLQGWGYGEARRTLGQEPLRFLIQGQGGQTVGALQLLRKRLVPGFSTLYAPRGPALESLDLLPAVAEAVRRVARPGDALLKIEPPQPVPADGRAVVPSDYGPFRRAETEQPEHTIVADLTRPEEDLLAGLHSMARRNVRAAAKLGVVAGRDDDFEAFWEIFTATNERAKLGAFPRAYYETMLREGNAYGGEAYLVLSRYEGKALAGGFFLAMGTTTAYLFGGSVRDDRVQPDGTPFKDAKAPDAFYWNAMLDAKRRGYELFDFWGIPRVLDESKHSYGVFKMKLKFSEVRVWYPAYDLTLNPAAPAIVKALRWRKTRNNLKKRGSADDVL, translated from the coding sequence ATGCGCCTGACCCTCGTGCCCACCCAGGACCCCCGCGTGTACGACGACGCCGTTCGCTCGCTTCCCATCACCAGCCCGCTGCAAGGCTGGGGCTACGGCGAGGCGCGGCGCACGCTGGGGCAGGAGCCGCTGCGCTTCCTGATTCAGGGCCAGGGCGGGCAGACGGTGGGGGCGCTGCAACTGCTGCGCAAGCGGCTGGTGCCCGGCTTCTCGACCCTGTACGCCCCGCGCGGCCCGGCGCTGGAGTCGCTCGACCTGCTCCCCGCTGTCGCCGAGGCGGTGCGCAGGGTCGCCCGCCCCGGCGACGCCCTGCTCAAGATCGAGCCGCCCCAGCCCGTTCCCGCCGACGGCCGCGCGGTCGTGCCCTCCGACTACGGTCCCTTTCGCCGCGCCGAGACCGAGCAGCCCGAGCACACCATCGTGGCGGACCTGACCCGGCCCGAGGAGGACCTCTTGGCAGGGCTGCACTCCATGGCCCGGCGCAATGTCCGCGCCGCCGCCAAGCTCGGCGTGGTGGCGGGCCGCGACGACGACTTCGAGGCCTTCTGGGAGATCTTCACGGCCACCAACGAGCGGGCCAAGCTCGGCGCCTTTCCCCGCGCGTATTACGAGACGATGTTGCGCGAGGGCAATGCCTACGGCGGCGAGGCTTACCTCGTGCTGTCGCGCTACGAGGGCAAGGCGCTCGCGGGCGGCTTTTTCCTGGCGATGGGGACCACCACGGCCTACCTCTTCGGCGGCAGCGTGCGCGACGACCGCGTGCAGCCGGACGGCACGCCTTTCAAGGACGCCAAGGCCCCCGACGCCTTTTACTGGAACGCCATGCTGGACGCCAAGCGCCGGGGCTACGAGCTGTTCGACTTCTGGGGCATCCCGCGCGTGCTGGACGAGAGCAAGCATTCCTACGGCGTGTTCAAGATGAAGCTGAAATTCTCGGAAGTGCGGGTGTGGTACCCCGCCTACGACCTGACGCTCAACCCCGCCGCGCCCGCCATCGTGAAGGCCCTGCGCTGGCGCAAAACGCGCAACAACCTGAAGAAGCGCGGCAGCGCGGACGACGTGCTGTAG
- a CDS encoding S8 family peptidase, with protein MTARLALSSLGLALLLASCGGQTPTSQTPAAQVPDSSATTRPARTLAPLLGTGNPDAVAGQYIVVFSEGAAPSNLGAQDAGGLIRALNLDPQGITIQHLYSQTIEGFAARLSPQNLQALRADSRVKYIEQDGVMRMSATQSGATWGLDRIDQRNLPLDGNYVYNSTASGVKAYIIDTGINTAHTNFGGRAVWGTNTTGDGNNSDCQGHGTHVAGTVGSNTWGVAKGVQLVAVKVLGCDGSGTNSGVIAGVNWAVSNKGSAAAVANMSLGGGFSQAVNDAVNSAASKNLIMAVAAGNENQNACNVSPASAASAITVGSTTNTDARSSFSNYGSCLDLFAPGSNITSTWIGSTTATNTISGTSMATPHVAGAIALLIAGGNSTNSAVTSALLNNATTGKVTDAQTGSPNRLLYTGTGSATTPPPSTGTTTTYTGSVSQGTASYKPGSSGFSYAGGTLKGTLSGPSGTDFDLYLQKWNGSAWADVAASEGASSSEGLTYAAASGTYRWEVYAYSGSGSYSLTETK; from the coding sequence ATGACTGCACGCCTTGCCCTCAGCTCGCTCGGTCTCGCCCTGCTGCTCGCTTCCTGCGGTGGTCAGACCCCGACCTCCCAGACTCCCGCCGCACAGGTGCCGGACAGCTCGGCCACGACCCGCCCCGCCCGGACGCTGGCGCCCCTGCTGGGCACGGGGAACCCGGACGCGGTTGCGGGACAGTACATCGTGGTCTTTAGCGAGGGCGCGGCGCCGAGCAACCTGGGGGCGCAGGACGCGGGCGGATTGATCCGGGCGCTGAACCTTGACCCCCAGGGCATCACCATTCAGCACCTGTACTCGCAAACCATCGAGGGCTTCGCGGCCCGGCTCAGTCCCCAGAACCTCCAGGCGCTGCGGGCCGACTCGCGCGTGAAGTACATCGAGCAAGACGGCGTGATGCGCATGAGCGCCACCCAGAGCGGCGCCACCTGGGGCCTGGACCGCATTGATCAGCGCAACCTGCCGCTGGACGGCAACTATGTCTACAACTCGACCGCCAGCGGCGTGAAGGCGTACATCATCGACACTGGGATCAACACCGCGCACACCAACTTCGGGGGCCGCGCGGTGTGGGGCACCAACACCACCGGAGACGGCAACAACTCCGACTGCCAGGGCCACGGCACCCACGTGGCGGGCACGGTCGGCAGCAACACATGGGGCGTCGCCAAGGGCGTGCAGCTCGTGGCCGTCAAGGTGCTGGGCTGCGACGGCTCGGGCACCAACTCGGGCGTGATCGCGGGCGTGAACTGGGCCGTGAGCAACAAGGGCAGCGCGGCGGCCGTGGCGAACATGAGCCTCGGCGGCGGCTTCAGCCAGGCCGTGAACGACGCAGTGAACAGCGCGGCGAGCAAGAACCTGATCATGGCGGTCGCGGCGGGCAACGAGAACCAGAACGCCTGCAACGTGTCGCCCGCCAGCGCGGCGAGCGCGATCACCGTGGGCAGCACGACGAACACCGACGCCCGTTCCTCCTTCTCGAACTACGGCTCGTGCCTCGACCTCTTCGCGCCGGGCAGCAACATCACCTCGACCTGGATCGGTTCCACCACGGCCACCAACACCATCAGCGGCACCTCCATGGCGACCCCGCACGTCGCCGGGGCCATCGCCCTGCTGATCGCGGGCGGCAACAGCACCAACAGCGCGGTCACGAGCGCCCTGCTGAACAACGCGACCACCGGCAAGGTCACGGACGCGCAGACCGGCAGCCCCAACCGCCTGCTGTACACCGGCACCGGCAGCGCGACCACGCCGCCCCCCTCGACGGGCACCACCACGACCTATACGGGCAGCGTGAGCCAGGGCACGGCGAGCTACAAGCCCGGCAGCAGCGGCTTCTCTTACGCGGGGGGCACCCTGAAGGGCACGCTCAGCGGCCCCTCGGGCACCGACTTCGACCTCTACCTCCAGAAGTGGAACGGGTCCGCTTGGGCCGACGTGGCTGCCAGCGAGGGCGCGAGCAGCAGCGAGGGCCTCACCTACGCGGCGGCAAGCGGCACCTACCGCTGGGAGGTCTACGCCTACTCCGGCAGCGGCTCCTACAGCCTGACCGAGACGAAGTAA
- a CDS encoding serine protease yields MKQFLAPLALFGSLLFTACGTVTPPTSQALPEESLTTTGTEPALATLSGQIVYGTVTSVSTRPYQVSVTPSNQMSGGWCGGTLISPTWVLTAAHCVEGYSASQMRVRAGINNLTTSSGQLRTPSQIIVHPYYGGASSGYDIALIKVSTAFTLGSTVQTAALPGNAAESVLDVNGNSATVSGWGKTETGAYSNTALREVTIPITPTGSDCGSRPNNTICGKYSAGRDSCNGDSGGPLAAPYGGKYYVLGIVSYGPAECRGYGVYTRVNGYINWIAQQTGIAAQ; encoded by the coding sequence ATGAAACAGTTTCTCGCGCCGCTCGCCCTGTTCGGTTCCCTGCTGTTTACCGCCTGCGGAACGGTCACCCCGCCCACCTCCCAGGCGTTGCCCGAGGAGTCCCTCACGACGACCGGAACGGAACCCGCCCTGGCCACCCTCAGCGGGCAGATCGTGTACGGCACGGTCACCAGTGTCAGCACCCGGCCCTACCAGGTCAGCGTGACCCCCAGCAACCAGATGAGCGGCGGCTGGTGCGGCGGCACGCTGATCAGCCCCACCTGGGTGCTGACGGCGGCCCACTGCGTGGAGGGTTACAGCGCCTCGCAGATGCGGGTGCGGGCCGGAATCAACAACCTGACCACCTCCAGCGGCCAACTGCGCACCCCCAGCCAGATCATCGTCCACCCGTACTACGGGGGCGCGAGCAGCGGCTACGACATCGCGCTGATCAAGGTAAGTACGGCCTTTACCCTGGGCAGCACCGTGCAGACGGCCGCCCTGCCAGGCAACGCCGCCGAGTCGGTGCTCGATGTGAACGGCAACAGCGCCACCGTCAGCGGCTGGGGCAAGACCGAGACGGGGGCCTACAGCAACACCGCCCTGCGCGAGGTCACCATCCCCATCACCCCGACGGGCAGCGACTGCGGCTCGCGCCCGAACAACACCATCTGCGGCAAGTACAGCGCCGGACGCGACAGTTGCAACGGCGACAGCGGCGGCCCCCTCGCCGCTCCCTATGGCGGCAAATATTACGTGCTGGGCATCGTGAGTTACGGCCCGGCCGAGTGCCGGGGCTACGGGGTCTACACCCGCGTGAATGGCTACATCAACTGGATCGCGCAGCAGACTGGGATCGCCGCCCAGTAA
- the hrpB gene encoding ATP-dependent helicase HrpB, whose product MSLTDLPVFEVLPDLRAALAAHPLVVLQAPPGAGKSTGLPLALLDEGWLGGGSIVMLQPRRVAARAVAARLAETLGEEVGGTVGSRVRFESRVSARTRIEVVTEGVLTRRLQRDPELTGVGLVILDEFHERSLNADLALALLREVGGALRDDLRVLVMSATLDPALPERLGAPLVQSAGRAYPVEVRYLPTDPAGRVEDAVARAVREALTAHAEGDVLAFLPGVREIRGAMAALSGADALVLPLYGDLPLAEQRWAILPDPAGRRRVILATSIAETSLTLEGVRIVVDGGLSRTQAFDPGTGLTRMVTTRVTRDAAEQRAGRAGRTAPGVAYRLWSERTHAALAAARLPEVVEADLAPLTLELAGWGAPDPAALAWLDAPPAPRVEAARTLLRDLDALDGEARITARGRALLELPTHPRLAHLLHDGQALGLGSLAADVAALLEERDPLGNGVGADLTDRVAALRAWRRGERGKGDGAVLERVERLARQWRRELGVRPDDSPPDSFTVGQLVALAYPERVALARAGGGGRFLLAGGQGARLPEGDALAGAPALAVAHLDAGSGEGRIYLAAPLDPAVLEARAGWQDTVRWDARTGSLVAARERRVGALVLDSRPLRDLPHTERVAALAGAIRSEGLHLLTFSAEAEQLRARVESLRQWRPDEDWPDLSDTGLLETLEGWLGPSLTGVRTRDELGRVNLLPALQALLPWPLPARLDDLAPTHLPVPSGSRVRLAYRPDGSPPILAVKLQELFGLAETPAVNGGRTPVLLHLLSPAGRPVQVTQDLRSFWNSSYFEVRKDLRGRYPKHPWPDDPWSHVPTRATKRRL is encoded by the coding sequence GTGAGCCTGACCGACCTCCCCGTTTTCGAGGTGCTGCCGGACCTCCGCGCGGCGCTCGCGGCGCACCCGCTGGTCGTGCTGCAAGCCCCGCCCGGCGCGGGCAAGAGCACCGGCCTGCCGCTCGCGCTGCTGGACGAGGGGTGGCTGGGGGGCGGGTCCATCGTGATGCTTCAGCCCCGGCGGGTGGCGGCCCGCGCCGTCGCCGCCCGGCTCGCGGAGACGCTGGGCGAGGAGGTCGGCGGCACGGTCGGCTCCCGCGTGCGCTTCGAGTCGCGCGTGTCCGCCCGCACCCGCATCGAGGTCGTCACGGAAGGCGTTCTGACCCGCCGCCTCCAACGCGACCCCGAGCTGACCGGGGTGGGGTTGGTCATCCTCGACGAGTTTCACGAGCGGTCGCTCAACGCCGACCTCGCCCTCGCCCTGCTGCGCGAGGTGGGGGGAGCGCTGCGGGACGACCTGCGCGTGCTCGTCATGTCGGCCACCCTGGACCCCGCCCTGCCGGAACGCCTGGGGGCGCCGCTGGTCCAGAGCGCCGGGCGGGCCTACCCGGTAGAGGTGCGTTACCTGCCCACCGACCCGGCAGGCCGGGTGGAGGACGCGGTGGCCCGCGCGGTACGGGAAGCCCTGACCGCCCACGCAGAGGGCGACGTGCTCGCCTTCCTCCCCGGTGTGCGTGAGATTCGGGGGGCGATGGCGGCGCTGTCCGGCGCGGACGCCCTCGTTCTGCCCCTCTACGGCGACCTCCCGCTGGCCGAGCAGCGGTGGGCGATTCTGCCCGACCCGGCGGGGCGTCGGCGGGTCATCCTGGCGACCTCCATCGCGGAAACGTCACTCACCCTGGAGGGGGTGCGGATCGTGGTGGACGGGGGCCTGAGCCGCACCCAGGCCTTCGACCCCGGCACGGGCCTGACCCGCATGGTCACCACCCGCGTCACCCGCGACGCCGCCGAGCAGCGGGCCGGACGCGCGGGCCGCACCGCCCCCGGTGTGGCCTACCGCCTTTGGAGCGAGCGCACCCACGCGGCGCTGGCCGCCGCCCGGCTTCCCGAAGTCGTGGAGGCCGACCTCGCCCCCCTGACGCTGGAACTCGCCGGGTGGGGCGCCCCCGATCCCGCCGCCCTCGCCTGGCTCGACGCCCCGCCCGCCCCCCGCGTGGAGGCCGCCCGGACCCTGCTGCGCGACCTGGACGCGCTGGACGGGGAGGCCCGCATCACCGCACGGGGCCGGGCGCTGCTGGAGCTGCCCACCCACCCCCGCCTCGCGCACCTGCTGCATGACGGACAGGCGCTGGGCTTGGGGTCACTCGCCGCCGACGTGGCCGCGCTGCTGGAGGAACGCGACCCGCTCGGCAACGGGGTGGGGGCCGACCTGACCGACCGAGTGGCGGCGCTGCGGGCGTGGCGTCGGGGCGAGCGCGGGAAGGGAGACGGGGCCGTGCTGGAGCGCGTGGAACGGCTGGCCCGGCAGTGGCGCCGCGAGCTGGGCGTGCGCCCGGACGACTCGCCGCCCGACAGCTTCACGGTGGGCCAGCTCGTCGCCCTCGCCTATCCGGAGCGGGTGGCACTGGCACGGGCGGGCGGTGGGGGCCGCTTCCTGCTCGCGGGGGGGCAAGGGGCACGGTTGCCGGAGGGAGACGCGCTGGCGGGAGCGCCCGCCCTCGCGGTCGCGCACCTCGACGCCGGGAGCGGGGAGGGCCGCATCTACCTCGCCGCGCCCCTCGACCCCGCCGTGCTGGAGGCCCGCGCCGGGTGGCAGGACACCGTGCGCTGGGACGCCCGCACTGGATCGTTGGTCGCCGCCCGCGAACGCCGGGTGGGGGCGTTGGTCCTGGACTCGCGGCCCCTGCGCGACCTGCCCCACACGGAGCGGGTGGCCGCCCTCGCCGGGGCCATCCGCTCCGAAGGGCTGCATCTCCTGACCTTCTCCGCGGAGGCCGAGCAACTCCGCGCCCGCGTGGAGTCCCTGCGGCAGTGGCGCCCGGACGAGGACTGGCCCGACCTCTCCGACACCGGCCTGCTGGAGACGCTGGAAGGCTGGCTCGGCCCCTCCCTCACGGGGGTGCGCACCCGCGACGAGTTGGGGCGCGTGAACCTGCTGCCCGCCTTGCAAGCCCTGCTCCCTTGGCCGCTGCCCGCCCGCCTGGACGACCTGGCCCCCACGCACCTCCCCGTCCCCAGCGGCTCGCGCGTGCGCCTCGCGTATCGCCCGGACGGATCGCCGCCCATTCTCGCCGTCAAGTTGCAGGAACTCTTCGGCCTGGCGGAAACGCCCGCCGTGAACGGGGGCCGCACGCCCGTGCTGCTGCACCTGCTGTCCCCCGCCGGGCGCCCGGTGCAGGTGACCCAGGACCTGCGTTCCTTCTGGAATAGCAGCTACTTCGAGGTTCGCAAGGACCTGCGCGGCCGCTATCCCAAGCACCCCTGGCCGGACGACCCCTGGAGCCACGTGCCGACGAGGGCGACGAAACGCCGCTTGTAG
- a CDS encoding inorganic diphosphatase, producing the protein MTPDLTPFLGRAVRVVVDCPLGSVHPRHADLIYPVNYGELPGTVSGDGHPVDAYLLGWDVPLREAEGVVTAIIVREDDREDKLVVVPHESDWPDKEIMKAVWFQERYFRVRLLR; encoded by the coding sequence ATGACCCCCGACCTCACCCCCTTCCTCGGCCGGGCCGTGCGTGTCGTCGTGGACTGCCCGCTGGGCAGCGTCCATCCCCGGCACGCCGACCTCATCTACCCCGTGAACTATGGCGAGTTGCCCGGCACCGTCAGCGGCGACGGCCACCCGGTCGACGCCTACCTGCTGGGTTGGGACGTGCCACTGCGGGAAGCCGAGGGCGTGGTCACGGCCATCATCGTCCGTGAGGATGACCGCGAAGACAAGCTGGTCGTGGTTCCTCATGAAAGCGACTGGCCCGACAAGGAGATCATGAAGGCCGTGTGGTTCCAGGAGCGATATTTCAGGGTGCGCCTCTTGCGCTAG
- a CDS encoding SDR family oxidoreductase: MTTFQRPVTLITGATGGIGTALARALAGTHDLILQGRGGERLDALCMEVGGTPLGLDLTQPETFAPVLSALDRVTNVVHNAGVVELGAVAQQEHPAWTHTLAVNVVAPAELTRRLLPRVRAERGTVVFVNSGAGLRANPGWASYAASKFALRALADALREEEAGHGVRVCTVYPGRTATPMQQSVRAQEGGAYQPDAYIAPETVAATLQFMLEAPRDAVLTDVTVRPGVR; this comes from the coding sequence ATGACGACTTTTCAGCGGCCCGTCACCCTGATCACCGGGGCCACGGGCGGCATCGGCACGGCGCTGGCACGGGCACTCGCCGGAACCCACGACCTGATCCTGCAAGGGCGGGGGGGCGAGCGGCTGGACGCCCTCTGCATGGAGGTAGGCGGCACACCGCTGGGCTTGGACCTCACCCAGCCCGAGACCTTCGCCCCGGTGCTCTCTGCCCTGGACCGGGTGACCAACGTGGTGCACAACGCGGGGGTGGTGGAACTGGGTGCCGTCGCCCAGCAGGAACACCCTGCCTGGACGCACACCCTCGCCGTGAATGTGGTCGCTCCCGCCGAGCTGACCCGGCGGTTGCTGCCGCGCGTGCGGGCGGAGCGCGGCACGGTGGTGTTCGTAAACAGCGGGGCGGGCCTGCGGGCCAACCCCGGCTGGGCCAGCTACGCCGCGAGCAAGTTCGCCCTGCGGGCGCTGGCCGATGCCCTGCGCGAGGAGGAGGCCGGACACGGCGTGCGCGTCTGCACCGTCTATCCGGGCCGCACCGCCACGCCCATGCAGCAGTCGGTGCGGGCGCAGGAGGGCGGCGCGTACCAGCCGGACGCCTACATCGCCCCGGAGACGGTGGCGGCGACCCTCCAGTTCATGCTGGAGGCCCCACGCGACGCTGTGCTTACCGACGTGACCGTCCGGCCAGGGGTCCGCTAG
- a CDS encoding HAD family hydrolase: MFDLDGTLHDRAATIRGWLVGHLERHVLPTGYAERFTELDDFGYRPKREVLPHLVREFGLAHDPEVLLADFSEHSLAAPVVMPHAHQVLRELRARGLRLGIVTNGWEEAQTRCLEGCGLSGLVDDVVISKVVGLSKPAPAIYRLALDRLGVTAAQTWFVGDSPRNDVWGPMQVGLRTAYLPTGQGLAGETPDVVLRDLRDVLTLPGLPLLPSSP, translated from the coding sequence CTGTTTGATCTGGACGGGACGCTGCACGACCGCGCGGCGACCATTCGGGGTTGGCTGGTGGGCCACCTGGAGCGGCACGTGCTGCCCACCGGGTATGCCGAACGCTTCACCGAGCTGGACGACTTCGGCTACCGGCCCAAGCGGGAGGTGCTGCCGCATCTCGTGCGCGAGTTCGGCCTCGCCCATGACCCGGAGGTGCTGCTGGCGGATTTCTCTGAGCATTCGCTGGCCGCCCCCGTCGTCATGCCCCACGCCCACCAGGTACTGCGGGAGCTGCGGGCACGGGGCCTGCGCCTCGGCATCGTCACCAACGGTTGGGAGGAGGCGCAGACCCGTTGCCTGGAGGGATGCGGCCTGAGTGGACTGGTGGACGACGTGGTGATCAGCAAAGTCGTGGGGCTGAGCAAACCCGCCCCCGCCATCTACCGGCTGGCCCTCGACCGGCTGGGCGTGACGGCGGCCCAGACGTGGTTCGTGGGCGACTCGCCCCGCAACGACGTGTGGGGACCGATGCAGGTGGGGCTGCGGACGGCCTATCTCCCGACCGGGCAGGGACTGGCGGGAGAGACGCCGGACGTGGTGCTGCGCGACCTGCGGGACGTGCTGACCCTGCCGGGGTTGCCGCTGCTACCATCCTCCCCGTGA
- a CDS encoding peptidylprolyl isomerase, producing MQKSLLTLALLLGGAALAQTTGTPTTPAAPATQTQPTPAAPAQTPAAPATTAPAQTPADPQTVVARVGSETITLGEYERAFRLAVARVLNSQGIPFSDDALAQFAEARTEFLTQYARDRAVYQLARRGTAVTAAQVDAQLAETRQGFGTDADFAEALAANGFANEAELRADIERELIVDAYLEGIKSRLKFGDALVASFYNLNRSAFTRPAQACVRHILVATQAEGQTILRDLAAGGDFAAIAREKSQDPGSAAEGGELGCIEPSETVEPFDRTSFAAPLNQPQLVQSEYGWHVLVVTRRTQAGVAPLAEVAPVIREQLARDAAQKYLDSQLARVTISTTPAALPAPVPASTR from the coding sequence ATGCAAAAGAGTCTCCTGACGCTCGCGCTGCTGCTCGGCGGCGCGGCCCTGGCCCAGACCACCGGAACGCCGACCACGCCCGCCGCTCCGGCGACCCAGACGCAACCAACCCCGGCCGCGCCCGCGCAGACCCCGGCGGCCCCCGCCACCACGGCCCCGGCCCAGACGCCCGCCGACCCCCAGACGGTGGTGGCGCGGGTGGGCAGCGAAACGATCACGCTGGGCGAGTACGAGCGGGCCTTCCGGCTGGCGGTGGCGCGGGTGCTGAATTCGCAGGGAATTCCCTTCTCGGACGACGCGCTGGCGCAATTCGCCGAAGCGCGGACCGAGTTCCTGACCCAGTACGCCCGCGACCGGGCCGTGTACCAGCTCGCCCGCCGGGGCACGGCGGTGACGGCGGCGCAGGTGGACGCCCAACTCGCCGAGACCCGCCAGGGCTTCGGCACCGACGCCGACTTCGCCGAGGCGCTGGCCGCCAACGGCTTTGCGAACGAGGCCGAGCTGCGGGCCGATATCGAGCGCGAACTGATCGTGGACGCCTACCTGGAGGGCATCAAGTCGCGCCTGAAGTTCGGGGACGCCCTGGTCGCCAGCTTCTACAACCTCAACCGCTCGGCCTTCACCCGTCCGGCGCAGGCGTGCGTGCGGCACATCCTCGTCGCCACGCAGGCCGAGGGGCAGACCATCCTGCGGGACCTCGCGGCGGGCGGCGACTTCGCGGCCATCGCCCGCGAGAAGAGCCAGGACCCCGGCAGCGCGGCCGAGGGCGGCGAGCTGGGCTGCATCGAACCCAGCGAGACGGTCGAGCCGTTCGACCGCACGTCCTTCGCGGCGCCCCTGAACCAGCCCCAGCTTGTGCAGTCCGAGTACGGCTGGCATGTGCTCGTCGTGACCCGCCGCACCCAGGCGGGCGTCGCCCCACTGGCCGAGGTCGCGCCCGTCATCCGCGAGCAGCTTGCCCGTGACGCCGCCCAGAAGTACCTCGACTCGCAACTCGCCCGCGTGACCATCAGCACCACCCCGGCGGCCCTTCCCGCTCCGGTTCCGGCGTCCACCCGCTGA